The genome window ACGGCCGCCCTCATCGACCAGGCCGTGGCGGCGGCCGGGGGCAAGGACGCGGTGGTCGTGGCGACGTACAACGTGACGGCGGACAGTACGCAGAAGACCCTGGTCGAGCGGCTGATCGCCACCGGGGTGCCGGTGGTGGCCGTCGCGGTCCGCAACCCGTACGACGTGGCCCAACTACCGCGAGTGAAGGGCTACTTGGCCACGTACTCCTGGACGGACGTCGAGGTGCGGGCGGCGGCGCGGGTACTGGCCGGACGGGTCGCGCCGCGCGGGAAGCTGCCGGTGCCGGTGCGGAGGGCCGACCGACCGGCGAAGGTGCTGTACCCGATCGGCCACGGACTGACATACAGAGACTGACGTACAGAGCCTGACGTACGGGACCTACGTCGCACACCTCGCGCACCACCCCCAACTGTCGCAAAGCGCACGGTATGTCTGGCGTGGCCCTCTCCACAGGGTCACGCTGGACGGGGGTTCGTCGGGGGGTGGGGCATGCGAGGGGTGTGTCGTGTTCGAAGGACGCGTACCGGGGTGCTGGTGGCTGCCGTCGTCCTGGCCGTCGCCGCGCTCTCGGGGTGTCAGGCCTGGTCGGGTGGGGTGGGTGAGGAGCCCGATGAGCCGGTGACCACGAGCGCGCCGACCCGGCCGACCGGGTACGGGACGGTGTTCCTCGGGGTCGACGAGTGCAGTTCGTTCGGGACGACCAGTTTCACCGAGGTGCCCTGCGCGGGCGAGCGGGCCGCCGCCCGGGTCGTGGCCCGGCACGACGGCCGGGTGGGGCAGGGGCCGCTGTGCCCGCCGACCACCGACTTCGTCCTGCACATCAGCGAGTCCACCGACGAACAGGGCGGCCACGACGAGGACGGCGGGGCCGTCGAGGACGAGGACGGCGACGGTTCCGTGCCGCAGGGCTACGCCTGTATGCGCAAGCTGCAGCCGCCGCACCCGGGCGATCCCGGCGGCGGGGGCGGCCCCCGCACCATCGTCGGCGACTGTGTCTACGGCGCCGGGCGGGGCGAGGTCCGTGAGACGGCCTGCGACGGCAACGGCAGGCACGACCCGGAGTACGAGGTGACCACGGCCGTCGACGCGAAGGCGCGGTGCCCGGCCGCCACCGATCTGTATGTGCGGCTGGGCGGCAGCCGGCCGGTGGGGTGCGCGGTGCCGCTGTGAACGACCGGGCCCCGGTGCCACCCTGCAGGCGGCACCGGGGCCCGACCCGGCTGAACAGCAGACCGGTTACGGCCTCAGCGCCGGCTCCCGCTCGACGTCCCGCTTGTCGAGCTTGGAGTCGAACTTCGCCAGCGGCTTCGCCTTGCTCGGGTCGGCCTGGACGGCGGCCGGGGCGACACCCGCCCACTTCAGGATCCGGGCCGTGGCCAGGTCCTTCTGCGCCTCGACGAGACCGGCGACATTGGCACCGTGGTTGGCGCTGGGGGCCGTGAAGACGTACGAGTCACGGGCCTTCTTGCCCAGGTGGAACGGCTCGGCGCCCCACGGGTCGTTCTGCCCGTAGACGAAGAGCATCTGCTCGGCGTTGTCGCGGACCCAGGTGTCGACGTCCCGCATCGCCCGCGGCTGGAACTTCATCTTGATGTCGCGGGGGACGAAGTTCCGGGGCGGCTGGTAGCCGTAGCGGATGTACTTCTTCTCGATGTGCGGGAACTTGATCGTGGGCGCGCCCAGCTGGGTGCCCGCCTGGTAGTAGTACGGCGTGTACGGCTCCAGGCCCTGGTCGGTGTAGAAGGAGAAGCCGGAGATCGTGTCGATGGACGTCCAGATCTCGTCGTCCGTGGCGGACTTGGCGTCCTTCGGGATGACGTCGCTGTCGCAGTCGGCGAGCAGGCTGTACTGCCAGAAGCCCCACACGTAGTCGAGGACGACCGCCTCGTACGCCTTGTCGAGGCTGCCGACGGTGTCGAAGGTGAAGCCCTCGGCGGCGGCGATCTCGGCGTACTTCTTCTCCAGCGGCTCACGGCGGACCAGCGCCTCGCGCTGCACGGCGTTCAGCCGGTCGCGGCACTCCTCGGTGCCGACCTCGGCGAAGAACCGGTCGTACGCCGAGTCCTCCTTGTTGACGACGTCGTTGGGGGCGACGTACGCGACGACGCCGTCCATGTCCTTCGGGTAGAAGCGCTCGTAGTAGGTGGCGGTCATGCCGCCCTTCGAGCCACCGGTCGAGATCCACTTCTTGCCGTAGATCTTCTTCAGCGCCTTGAAGATCCGGTGCTGGTCGCTGGCCGCCTGCCAGATGTCCAGCTTGGACCAGTCGGCCGGATCGGGGCGCGACGGGTTGAAGAAGCGGTACTCCATGGAGACCTGGTTGCCGTCCACGATCTGCGTGGGCTCACGGCGGCCGGGGTTGGTGGAGACGTTGTAGCCGCCGGTGTAGAAGACCGTCGGACGGGCGGTGTCCTTGTGCAGCAGGGTGACCCGCTGCTGGAACGTGCCCTTCCGCGGGTTCCTGTGGTCCACCGGCTGGGTGAAGGCGAGGACGAAGAAGCGGTAGCCCGGGTAGGGCTTCTCCTCGATCAGACTCACGCCCGGTATCGCGAGCAGTCGGTCCTTGATGTCGGTGGTCTTGGCGGTGTCGGCCTGGGTGGCGTCAGGCTGGGCGGCGGCGGCCGTCCCGGCCGTGCCCACCGTACCGATGAGCACCACGAACGCCAGAAACCACCTGAGCGCCTTGCGCATGGACTCTCCCCTGGGAATCAGCTGTGCGCCGGAACCTAGTGGAGCGAGCCGGGCGCACACCAGGGGACAGAGCGCCAACCGGCCATTCAGCCGGGAAGATTAGGGAAAACCCTGTAAGCGGAGGGCGCTCTTGCGGCCGTGGCTTCGAGGGACCTCCCCGGTGACCGCGGTGGCCGTGGCGGGGTTCCACCGTCCGGGCACCGGGGAGTCTCGTACGACCTCGGCGCTGCCTAGTTCGGGGTGTAAACACCCTGCCAGACATAGCCGATGACCTTGCCGTCGGCGTTCTTCACCGGAATCTGCCTGCACACGCCGTCATCGGACGCGGCCGTGACATAACTCACGCACTCGTCAAGAGTGTTGAAGTACCTGTAATCCGCGCTGGCGGGTGCCGCGGTGAGCCCCACCACGACGGCCGCCAGGCCCGTGGCGGCGACGACCGACAGTTTTCTACGCATCGGACTCCTGCTCCCATTTGCCTGTCAAAGTCTTGACAAGCGATCATCCCAAGGCAGGGGTCCGACCGCATAGGGACAGATGTCACCGGCACACGCGAAAGGCTCCCGGCCTCAACTCCGCGCCCTGACCTGGTCCCCCACGAACGTCCGCCACAACCGCGCGTACAGGCCGTCGAGTCGGAGCAGCTCGTCGTGCGTACCGTCCTCCGCCACCCGGCCGTCGGCCATGAGGACGACACGGTCGGCGCGGGCGGCGGTGGTGAGCCGGTGGGCGACCACGAGCGTGGTGCGGCGGCCGGCGATGCGGTCGGTGGCGTGGTTGACCTGGGCCTCGGTGGCCAGGTCCAGGGCGGCCGTCGCCTCGTCGAGGAGCAGGATGTCGGGGTTCACCAGCTCCGCGCGGGCCAGCGCGATCAGCTGGCGCTGTCCGGCGGAGAGGTTGCGGCCCCGCTCGGCGACCTCGTGGAGGTAGCCGCCGTCGAGCGTGGCGATCATGTCGTGGGCGCCGACGGCACGGGCGGCGGCCTCCACCTCGGCGTCCGTGGCCTCGGGACGGCCGTAGGCGATGGCGTCGCGGACCGTCCCCTGGAAGAGGTACGCCTCCTGCGGGACGACACCGAGGCGGTGACGGTACGAGGTGATGTCGAGGTCGCGCAGATCGGTGCCGTCGACGGTGACCCGGCCGCCGGTGGGGTCGTAGAAGCGGGCGACGAGCTTGACGAGCGTCGACTTCCCGGCTCCGGTCTCCCCGACGAAGGCGACGGTCTGCCCGGCCGGGATCACCAACCGCACCCCGCTGAGCGCCGCTTCCCCGTCGAGGGTGGCGCCGTACGCGAAGTCGACGTCCTCGAAGGCGATGTCACCACGCAGGGAGAGCACCTCCAGGGGTGCGGAGGCCGCCTTCGTGGACGTGGGCTCCCGGAGGAGTTCCTGGATGCGGCCCAGGGAGACGGTGGCCTGCTGGTAGCCGTCGAAGACCTGGGAGAGCTGCTGGACGGGGGCGAAGAACAGGTCGATGTAGAGGAGGTACGCGACCAGCGCGCCGGTGGTGAGGGTGCCCGCGTCGACGCGGTGGGCGCCGACGATCAGGACGGCCGCCGCCGCCGCCGAGGACAGGAACTGCACGAACGGGAAGTAGATCGAGATCAGCCACTGGCCGTGGACACGGGCCTGTCGGTAGCTGTCGCTGCCGGCCGCGAACCGCTCGCCGCCGTCGCGCTCGCGCCGGAACGCCTGCACGATCCGCAGCCCCGCCACCGACTCCTGGAGGTCCGCGTTCACCACGGACACCCGCTCCCGGGCCAGTTCGTACGCCTTCACGCTCGCCCTGCGGAAGTAGACCGTGCAGACGATCAGCGGCGGGAGCGTGGCGAAGACCACGAGGGCGAGCTGTACGTCGAGCACCAGCAGGGCACCCATGATGCCGAAGAAGGTGACGACGGAGACGAAGGCCGTGACCAGTCCGGTCTGCAGGAAGGTCGAGAGGGCGTCGACGTCCGTCGTCATCCTCGTCATGATCCGGCCGGTCAACTCCCGCTCGTAGTAGTCGAGTCCGAGGCGCTGGAGCTGGGCGAAGATCTTCAGCCGGAGCGAGTAGAGGACGCGTTCGCCGGTACGGCCGGTCATCCGCGTCTCGCCGATCTGCGCCGCCCACTGCACGACCACCGCGAGCAGCCCCAGCAGGGCCGCGGCCCAGACCGCGCCGAGGGCCGCCTGCGAGACGCCGTCGTCGATGCCGTGCCGGATCAGCACGGGCAGCAGCAGCCCCATGCCCGCGTCCACGGCGACCAGGGCCAGGCTCAGCGCGAGCGGCGTCCCGAAGCCGCGCAGCAGCCGTTTCAGACCGTACGACTCCTCCGGCGCGACCGCGCGGGCCTCGTCGACGGCGGGGCTGTCGGTCGCCGGGGGCAACGCCTCGACCTGGGCGAGGAGTTCGGGGGTGGCGGGGGTGCCGTCGAAGGCGGTGTCCCGGGGCTCCCGGTCCCCCGTCCACAGCCGGGGCGTGATCCCGCGCTCGGCGTCGAACTCGGCGTCCAGCTCGTCCCGTATCGAGTCGCGTACGGGGGTGTCCTGGGCGGAGGGCGGGGAGGACACGGACCGGACGTGTCCGGGCGAGACGCCGCCCAGTTCGTCGGGGTCGGTGAGCAGACGGCGGTAGAGCGCGGAGCGGCGCTCCAGCTCCTCATGGGTGCCGATGTCGGCGAGGCGGCCCTCGTCGAGGACGGCGATGCGGTCGGCGAGGTTGAGGGTGGAGCGGCGGTGGGCGATCAGCAGGGTCGTACGGCCCGCCATGACGTGCTGGAGCGCCTCGTGGATCTCGTGTTCGACGCGGGCGTCCACCGCCGAGGTCGCGTCGTCGAGGACGAGGAGGCGGGGGTCGGTGAGGATCGCGCGGGCCAGGGCGACGCGCTGCCGCTGGCCGCCGGAGAGGGTGAGGCCGTGCTCGCCGACCTTGGTGGCGTAGCCCTCGGGCAGCTCGGCGATGAAACGGTCCGCCTGGGCGGTGCGGGCGGCGGCCTCGATCTGCTCGTCGGTGGCGTCCGGGCGGCCGTACGCGATGTTGGCGCGGACGGTGTCGGAGAAGAGGAAGGAGTCCTCGGGGACGAGCCCGATCGCGGCCCGCAGCGAGTCGAGGGTCAGTTCGCGCACATCGTGCCCGCCGATGAGGACGGCGCCCCGGGTCACGTCGTAGAAGCGCGGGAGGAGGAGGGAGACGGTGGACTTCCCGGAGCCGGAGGAACCGACGACGGCGAGGGTCTCGCCGGACCGGATCTCGAAGCTGAGCCCGTCGAGAACCGGCCTGGTCCTGCCGGGGGCGCCCTCGTACCCGAAGGACACGTCGTCGAACTCGACGGTCGCGGGCGCGTCGGCCGGGAGGGTCTTGGTGCCGTCGCTGAGGCTCGGCTCGGTGTCGATCAGCTCCAGGACGCGTTCGGTACCGGCGCGGGCCTGCTGGCCGACGGTGAGGACGAGCGCGAGCATCCGGACCGGGCCGACGAGCTGGGCGAGGTAGGTGGAGAAGGCGACGAAGGTACCGAGCGTGATATGGCCGCGCACGGCCAGCCAGCCGCCCAGCGCCAGCATCGCGACCTGGCCGAGGGCGGGGACGGCCTGGAGGGCGGGGGTGTACCGGGAATTGAACCGGATGGTGCGCAGGCGGCCGGCGAAGAGCCTGCGCCCCACCTCCCGCAGCTTCCCGGTCTCCTGCTCCTCCTGCCCGAACCCCTTCACCACGCGTACGCCGCTGACGGCGCCGTCGACCACACCGGCCACGGCGGCGGCCTGGGCCTGGGCGTACCAGGTGGCCGGGTGCAGCTTGGCGCGGCTGCGGCGGGCGATCCACCACAGGGCGGGGGCGACGGCGATCGCGACCAGGGTGAGCGGGAGGGAGAGCCACGCCATGATCCCGAGGGAGATCAGGAACAGCAGGACGTTGCCGATGGTCATCGGCAGCATGAAGAGGAGACCTTGGATCAGCTGGAGGTCGCTGGTCGCCCGGCCGACGACCTGGCCGGTGGACAGCTCGTCCTGCCGGCGGCCGTCGAGCGCGGTGATCGTGCCGTACATCTCGGTGCGCAGGTCGTGCTGGACGTCGAGGGCGAGGCGTCCGCCGTAGTAGCGGCGGACATAGGTGGAGACGTACACGAGGAGGGCGGCGACGATCAGGGCCGCCGCCCAGGGGGCCATGTCCCTGGTGTTGTCCCCGATCACGTCATCGATGATCACCTTGGTGATCAGGGGGACCAGCGCCATCACGGCCATGCCGGCCAGTGACGCGCCGAGGGCGAGCACGACGCCCTTCGGGTACCGCCACGCGTATCCGGCCAGCCTCCGCGCCCAACCTCGGTCGCCCCCCTGCTGCGCTGCCACGCCGGTGCCCTCCGTTCGTCGGGGTGGTCCTGGTCTCCGCAAGACACCAACACGGCTGAAGTGGGATTTCATCCCCCCGCAATATTTGGGGGCGCCTGGAGGGGTGGGGGTGCGGGTTCGTCGGCGGGTGCGGGTGCGTGGGGGCTGGTCGCGCAGTTCCCCGCGCCCCGGAAGAACCAGGCCCCCGCGGGCCTGGAAGGTGGCGGGGCCGCGCCCCTGGAAAGCAGGGGGCGTAGCCCCTGCTTTCCAGGGGCGCGGGGAACTGCGCGAGAAGCCCCACCGGGCCCGCGGTCGTCGACGTACCCGCGCCGCCCGAGCTGTCACGCGCCCGTCTCAGCCCACCCGGACCCGGAGCGAGATGAACCGGGTCGTCTGAACGGCGTTCTGGTTGTCGTCGCTGACCAGAAGCACACTCAGCCGCCCCGAGCCGACCCCCCGACCAACGCCAACGCCAGCACCCGCACCCGCACCCGCACCCGCACCCGTGACAGTCATCCCCTCGATGTTGTCGAGCAGAGGATTCGGCTGCGGCTGCTTCGCCGTGGCGCCCAGGTCGGGGCAGTCCACGAGATCGGCGAGCAGGGTCTTCCGGACGAGCCGCACACCGTCCCCCTCCCCGGTCAGCACAGCCACCGCACGCGTATCGCTCGCCCGCCGCACATCAGCCACGTACAGCCGAACCGTGTTGCCGACCCCCGCCGTGAACCCCCGCTCCAGCACGAGCAACCGCCCGCCCGTCAACCCCACCACCTCGACGACCCCGAGACCCGTGTCGGCCCGGTAGCCGTACTGCGTCGAGAGCCGGAGGTCCCGCCCCCCGCCACCGTGCCGCTGCCAGGTCTGGAGGCGGACGACCCCGGCGGCGTCACCGGAGAGCGCGCCCTCCATCGAGGCCAGCAGCGTGCGCCCGCCGGGCAGCAGGGTGAGCCCCTCGAAGGTCTGGTTGGTGACGGCCCGCCCGGCCGGGGCGACCTTCAGCGCGTCGGGCACGGGCAGGCTGCCGAGGATCCGCCCGAGCCGGTCGTAGCGCCGTACGGTCGGCTCCGTCTCGGAGGTGATGAGCCGGGTGCCGTCCCGGTCGACGACCACCGCCTCGGAGTCGAGCGCGGCCCCGGTCTCCGTGGCGAGCGGGACGACGCCCTTCGGCCGGAGCGTGCGGCGGTCGAGGGTGAAGAGGGAGGACCGGTCGGAGACGGCGAGCAGCGAACCGTCGCGGTCGACGGCGAGGCCGGACAGGTTCCCGACGAACGTGTTCTCGTACGTCGTCTTGTCGAGCGCGTCGGAGTAGCCCGTGATCGCCACGGACGGCGAACAGGCCTGCTCCCGAGGCGAGTCGGCGTGCACCGGCCCGGCGGCGGCGAGGGTGGTCGTGGCCGCCGCCAGGCCGGCGGTGAGGGTGGCGAGGAGCGTTCTCAGAGGCATCCCGTCACGGTAGGACGACACCGGTGATACGGAGATGGCCTCACCGTGAACGTCCGGATGTCATCCGCCCCGCTACTGGGCGCCCCCGGCCTCCGGCACCGGCACGGTCGCCTCCTGCGGCCGGTCCGTGGGCACGTACCGCTCCACACTCACCGTCGCCCCGGACGCCGTCTTCTTCGCGGGCACCAGGTCCTTGTGGATGGCCTTGGAGACGGCCTGGATCGTGTTGACGCCGTACCGCATGTCCGGGTTGCCGTGGGTCAGGACGGTGATCGTGTAGTCCCGTCCGCCGCCCACGAACGTGCCCACGCTGTGCACCCGCCACCCGTGCGTGGCGCGGGACAGCCACCCGTTCTTGACGTGCGCCTTCACCGTGGACGGCGCCCCCGCCGGGGTGCCCCAGCGCTGCGAGGCGACGACCTGGTTCATGAGCTTGAGGGTGTACGCCCGCGCGTTGTCGCTCAGCACGGTGTTCTTCGCGGTGAGCAGCGCGAGCAGCCGCTGCTCGTCCCGGACGGTGATCCGGGTGAGGCCCCAGTAGTTGTTCGCCCCCGGCTTGGTCTGCGTCATCTTGGCGGCCGTGAGGAACGCCTGGATCTTCTTCACGCCGAGCTGCTTCCACAGGGTGCTCGTGGAGGCGTTGTCCGACTTGGTGATCATGGCGGTCGCGAGCTTGGTCTCGCGGTCGGTGAGGTACCGGTTCGTCTTCTTCGCGTCGAAGAGCAGCGCGGCGAGCACGGTGACCTTGACGACGCTGGCCGAGTCGAAGGCGGTGTCGCCGCGCAGCGTGCAGGTGGTGTCGGTCGCGCGGTCGTACAGGCCGACCGCCACCGTCCCCTTCCGCTTCGCCAGCGCCGCCGTGATGTCCTTCTTCAGCTTGTCGGCCAGGCCGGCCTGTTTCGACGTACAGGTGACGGCGGGCGCGGCGGACGCGGCCGGCGCGAACGCCACCGCCGCCGACGTCATGGCCATCCCCGCGCCGATCCCCGCCGCAAGCACACGCGTCCGTCTGGACGTCCGTGACACCCGGGATACCCCCGATATCCGGTGAGTCATAAAAACGCTTCCCATCCCGTTGAGTGACTGGAACCCGCCTCTGGCGGATTCACCACAGTCGACTCGCAAGAGTGGCCGATAGTTGTACGTCAGTTCCCATCGGATGAGTTCGGGGGCGGGCCGACCCCGTAGCCTCGGGTCCCATGACCATCGGCTTGCAGACGATCCACGACGTTCCCGTTCTGATGTGCGCCCGCGAAGGCGATGTGATCGCCGAGGAGGGCGACGCCCTGGATCTGATCGGTGATGCCGGGTACCAGGGCGCCGCCTGGGTCGTCGTGCCCGTCGAGCGTTTCGACGAGCGGTTCTTCGAGCTGAGCACCCGCCTCGCGGGCGATGTCATACAGAAGTTCGCGCAGTACCGGGTGGGCCTCGCCGTCGTCGGTGACATCTCCCGTCACACGGCGGCCAGTTCAGCGCTGACGGACTTCGTCCGTGAGTGCAACCGCAACCGGCAGACGTGGTTCGTGGGGGACGTCGACGAGCTGCGGGAGCGGCTCAGGGGCTGAGGCACCCGGCGCCGGGGCCCGCACCGGGGCCTGTATCGGCACCGGCACCGCCTCCGCCGTCCAGCGCCGGTCGAGCCGGAAGTAGCCGTACACCACCGAGGCCGTCGTCAGGAGGAGGAGTGGTCCGTACACCCAGGGGTGTCGGGCCATTTCCACCGGCAGATAGCGGTAGGCGACCAGGAGCGCGACGAAGACCGCCGCGCCGTGGGCGACCAGCCGTATGCCCGAGCGGTCCCAGCCGCGGTCGATCGTGCGCAGGGCCGTCTCGATGGTGAGGGTGAAGACGACACCGGCGATGAGGTCCACGCCGTAGTGGTAGCCGAATCCCAGCGTCGCGGTGAGGGTGGCGACCAGCCAGAACGTGCCGGCGTGGCGCAGCGCGCGCGGGCCCCGGCGGGAGTGGATGAAGATCGCGGTGGCCCAGGCCGTGTGCAGGCTGGGCATGCAGTTGCGTGGCGTGATGTCGTCGTACGGCATGGGGTGCGGGGTGCCGATCGGCGGGGATATGTCGGGCCACAGGTCGGCCAGCGCCCAGTGTCCGCCGCCGGTGCCGAAGGCGCCCGAGCCGTAGGCGAAGACGGGCCCGACCACGGGGAAGATCATGTAGATGCCCGGTCCGAGGAGGCCTATCAGCAGGAAGGTGCGCACCAGGTGGTGGCGCGGGAAGCGGCGTTCGACGCCCACGTGCCGCAGTTGGTAGAGCGCGACGACGACCGCGGCCACGGCGAGTTGGACGTAGACCCAGTCGAGGAGGGTGGAGCCGACCGGGCCGGTGGCCCGGAGCACGCGGCCCACCACCCAGGACGGGTTGCCGAGCGCGTGGTCGGCGGTCGCCAGATACGGGTCCAGCACGGTCGGGCGGGTCTTGGAGGTGATCAGCAGCCAGGCGTCACCGGTCTTGCGGCCGGCCACCAGCAGCAGACCGAGGCCCACGCCCTTGAGCAGCAGCGTCCGTTCGCGGCCGGTGCGGCGGGTGACGGCGAGGACCGCGCAGCCGAGCAGCACCCACAGCGCGCCGTTGCCGAACATCGTCTCGGCGTCGAAGGCCCAGCGCACCAGGAAGAAGACGAGGTCGACGCCGAGCGCGATCCCGAGGGCGACGAACCGC of Streptomyces phaeolivaceus contains these proteins:
- a CDS encoding esterase-like activity of phytase family protein; this encodes MPLRTLLATLTAGLAAATTTLAAAGPVHADSPREQACSPSVAITGYSDALDKTTYENTFVGNLSGLAVDRDGSLLAVSDRSSLFTLDRRTLRPKGVVPLATETGAALDSEAVVVDRDGTRLITSETEPTVRRYDRLGRILGSLPVPDALKVAPAGRAVTNQTFEGLTLLPGGRTLLASMEGALSGDAAGVVRLQTWQRHGGGGRDLRLSTQYGYRADTGLGVVEVVGLTGGRLLVLERGFTAGVGNTVRLYVADVRRASDTRAVAVLTGEGDGVRLVRKTLLADLVDCPDLGATAKQPQPNPLLDNIEGMTVTGAGAGAGAGAGVGVGRGVGSGRLSVLLVSDDNQNAVQTTRFISLRVRVG
- a CDS encoding serine hydrolase; the protein is MTSAAVAFAPAASAAPAVTCTSKQAGLADKLKKDITAALAKRKGTVAVGLYDRATDTTCTLRGDTAFDSASVVKVTVLAALLFDAKKTNRYLTDRETKLATAMITKSDNASTSTLWKQLGVKKIQAFLTAAKMTQTKPGANNYWGLTRITVRDEQRLLALLTAKNTVLSDNARAYTLKLMNQVVASQRWGTPAGAPSTVKAHVKNGWLSRATHGWRVHSVGTFVGGGRDYTITVLTHGNPDMRYGVNTIQAVSKAIHKDLVPAKKTASGATVSVERYVPTDRPQEATVPVPEAGGAQ
- a CDS encoding phosphatase PAP2 family protein — its product is MLWAAVTVAAVGFVLALEIAARGYGLPGPITNQAREVVFAPKSGPLLYASMALMMVVLTWRQRFVALGIALGVDLVFFLVRWAFDAETMFGNGALWVLLGCAVLAVTRRTGRERTLLLKGVGLGLLLVAGRKTGDAWLLITSKTRPTVLDPYLATADHALGNPSWVVGRVLRATGPVGSTLLDWVYVQLAVAAVVVALYQLRHVGVERRFPRHHLVRTFLLIGLLGPGIYMIFPVVGPVFAYGSGAFGTGGGHWALADLWPDISPPIGTPHPMPYDDITPRNCMPSLHTAWATAIFIHSRRGPRALRHAGTFWLVATLTATLGFGYHYGVDLIAGVVFTLTIETALRTIDRGWDRSGIRLVAHGAAVFVALLVAYRYLPVEMARHPWVYGPLLLLTTASVVYGYFRLDRRWTAEAVPVPIQAPVRAPAPGASAPEPLPQLVDVPHEPRLPVAVALTDEVRQR
- a CDS encoding DUF4180 domain-containing protein, with the translated sequence MTIGLQTIHDVPVLMCAREGDVIAEEGDALDLIGDAGYQGAAWVVVPVERFDERFFELSTRLAGDVIQKFAQYRVGLAVVGDISRHTAASSALTDFVRECNRNRQTWFVGDVDELRERLRG
- a CDS encoding ABC transporter ATP-binding protein translates to MAAQQGGDRGWARRLAGYAWRYPKGVVLALGASLAGMAVMALVPLITKVIIDDVIGDNTRDMAPWAAALIVAALLVYVSTYVRRYYGGRLALDVQHDLRTEMYGTITALDGRRQDELSTGQVVGRATSDLQLIQGLLFMLPMTIGNVLLFLISLGIMAWLSLPLTLVAIAVAPALWWIARRSRAKLHPATWYAQAQAAAVAGVVDGAVSGVRVVKGFGQEEQETGKLREVGRRLFAGRLRTIRFNSRYTPALQAVPALGQVAMLALGGWLAVRGHITLGTFVAFSTYLAQLVGPVRMLALVLTVGQQARAGTERVLELIDTEPSLSDGTKTLPADAPATVEFDDVSFGYEGAPGRTRPVLDGLSFEIRSGETLAVVGSSGSGKSTVSLLLPRFYDVTRGAVLIGGHDVRELTLDSLRAAIGLVPEDSFLFSDTVRANIAYGRPDATDEQIEAAARTAQADRFIAELPEGYATKVGEHGLTLSGGQRQRVALARAILTDPRLLVLDDATSAVDARVEHEIHEALQHVMAGRTTLLIAHRRSTLNLADRIAVLDEGRLADIGTHEELERRSALYRRLLTDPDELGGVSPGHVRSVSSPPSAQDTPVRDSIRDELDAEFDAERGITPRLWTGDREPRDTAFDGTPATPELLAQVEALPPATDSPAVDEARAVAPEESYGLKRLLRGFGTPLALSLALVAVDAGMGLLLPVLIRHGIDDGVSQAALGAVWAAALLGLLAVVVQWAAQIGETRMTGRTGERVLYSLRLKIFAQLQRLGLDYYERELTGRIMTRMTTDVDALSTFLQTGLVTAFVSVVTFFGIMGALLVLDVQLALVVFATLPPLIVCTVYFRRASVKAYELARERVSVVNADLQESVAGLRIVQAFRRERDGGERFAAGSDSYRQARVHGQWLISIYFPFVQFLSSAAAAAVLIVGAHRVDAGTLTTGALVAYLLYIDLFFAPVQQLSQVFDGYQQATVSLGRIQELLREPTSTKAASAPLEVLSLRGDIAFEDVDFAYGATLDGEAALSGVRLVIPAGQTVAFVGETGAGKSTLVKLVARFYDPTGGRVTVDGTDLRDLDITSYRHRLGVVPQEAYLFQGTVRDAIAYGRPEATDAEVEAAARAVGAHDMIATLDGGYLHEVAERGRNLSAGQRQLIALARAELVNPDILLLDEATAALDLATEAQVNHATDRIAGRRTTLVVAHRLTTAARADRVVLMADGRVAEDGTHDELLRLDGLYARLWRTFVGDQVRARS
- a CDS encoding S28 family serine protease gives rise to the protein MRKALRWFLAFVVLIGTVGTAGTAAAAQPDATQADTAKTTDIKDRLLAIPGVSLIEEKPYPGYRFFVLAFTQPVDHRNPRKGTFQQRVTLLHKDTARPTVFYTGGYNVSTNPGRREPTQIVDGNQVSMEYRFFNPSRPDPADWSKLDIWQAASDQHRIFKALKKIYGKKWISTGGSKGGMTATYYERFYPKDMDGVVAYVAPNDVVNKEDSAYDRFFAEVGTEECRDRLNAVQREALVRREPLEKKYAEIAAAEGFTFDTVGSLDKAYEAVVLDYVWGFWQYSLLADCDSDVIPKDAKSATDDEIWTSIDTISGFSFYTDQGLEPYTPYYYQAGTQLGAPTIKFPHIEKKYIRYGYQPPRNFVPRDIKMKFQPRAMRDVDTWVRDNAEQMLFVYGQNDPWGAEPFHLGKKARDSYVFTAPSANHGANVAGLVEAQKDLATARILKWAGVAPAAVQADPSKAKPLAKFDSKLDKRDVEREPALRP